The sequence aggTTCTCAATTAAGACTAGGTTTTCATGGAATGTGAATTTTCGATTTCGGATTCGCTTTTTTTCCTTAAGGATTTTTTTGCCTGGACGAACTGCTGGATTCTCAGATTCACTCTCTGTCGAAAATTCATCTCCGTCTATTAACACTGGCGAGGCAGGATTAGATGACATGATGACATCTGACCTTGCTGGCTTGGAGATCTTTTTTGGCACTTCAGTAGAGAATAGTGATTGCTGAGATGATTCCATGGGTTGTCTAGGTTCTGGATGGGACTTGCTTGCTTTACTAACTCTACATTCAGATTTGTCTTGATGGTGGAAATTGCTCTTACCAAACTCAGGCTGCTGCTTTTGGTGCTTAGCTTTTGGGTATGTTTTGGATTGCTTGTAATCTTCATGCGTCGATTTTGTTGATTTGTGTCTTTGTTGTGATTCTGATGTTGATTTTTGTGAGGTAACAGACGCAGTTTTGATCTGCATGAaaacaattacaattttttaaaattctATATCGTGAAGCTAGCTTAAAACAACGACACAACTCAGAGTGAATGAAAAAAGCAGACAAGAAGATATGAGAAGACATTCATTTGAGATTAAGTTGACAATTTGGAGACTTTAATAAACATTAGATGCCTACCTTAATACATTCCCCAAATGTTTCCGTAAATTTGGATGGACCCACATCCTTGGGTGACGGTGTCTCCTTTTTGCGTTCcttttctgaattttttcttttatttcgttttttaagTGAGTTAATATTCCCCTACAGAGAAATTATACAACAAATAACAAAAGTCACTTAGGAGTAAACATTACATGTTGAGTGAGGTGCATCAAATCATGAGTGGGAATACTTACAGGAGGAGTGGTCTGTGCCTTGGAATCAGGTTTCTTATGCTTCGATGATGTCTGTGATTTATCTTTAGTATCTaccgtcatattttttttttgggtgcgctATGAATTACAAGAATAATTATAGGTTTTAAAATAAGATACaagggagacagagagggagacagacagacaaagagaaagagaaagagagagaaagagaaagagagagaaagaaagagaaagagagagaaagagaaagagagagaaagagaaagagagagaaagaaagagaaagagagagaaagagaaagagagagaaagagagagacacacacagagagagagagacacagacagacagacagacagacagacagacagacagagagagagagagagacagacacacacacacacacacacagagagagagacacagagagagagagagagagagagagagagagagagagagagagacacacagacagacagacagacagacacacacacacacacacacacacacacacacacacacacacacagacagacagacagagagagagacagagagagagacagacagagagacagagagagagagagacagagagagagagagacagacagagacagagagagagagagacagagagagagagagacagagacagagagagagaaagacagagacagagagagagagagacagagacagagacagagagagacagagacagagacagagacagagagacagagagagagtgagacacagacagagacagagacagagacagagacagagacagagacagagacagacagagagagagagagacagacagacagacagacagacagacagacagacagagagtgagacacagacagagacagagagagagagagagagagagagagagagagagacacagacagacagacagacagacagacagacagacagagagacagagagacagagagacagagagacagagagagagagagagagacagagagagacacacacacacacacacacacacacacacacacagagagagagactcgtTAATCAAGTTATTTTATAGTATTGTACTtctaaaaaaaggggttaaaacagggagATCTCGAGCAAGAGGGACAGAAAGAATTGCGGCTCACTTACCACCATAGCAGCTAGATTTCCGGGTACATGACCCACTGACTTGACAGATCCATTATTGTCAttttcctaatttaaaaaaaaaaaaggttagtaaGCTACAAAGCAAAAACTTAtctgccaaatatatatatacacacctcatTGGAGCTTGAATGTTCTTCTGACTGTTCGATGGGCGAATTAACctggaaataaaatatacattaattttaaaataacTATACATTCTTCCGTCAACCCCTCAAACACAAGCCGCCCTCCAGTCCTCCCTGGCTGTAAATTACAACACAGATTTATACTTACAATTTGCTCAAACAGCGATCTTAGACTCGGCCTCATgttttctgctgctgctgctgctgttttttCCACCCACACCACGCGCTCGAGCTCCAGTTGTGTTTTCTTTTATTGACTTTTCCAGATCCGGGTCAAAGGACGCAATTACAGAGGAAACACGTGGTTAGGATGAActattctcctcctcttctgctccCAGAATGCATCTCTCCGGCGTTAATTAACGAGCGTAGACGTTATTATTACGCTTTGGGACATTAAATTAACGATTGATTCGTTAGAATACCGTTCTTCTAAATGAGATTTACGTTAGAAACGTAACCATAACGATTGGATAACGAGTCAGTTGACAACGATAACGACTACATTAAATAACGATTGAAGCTTTCGTGAATACCATGGTTACTAGcgttagataaggggcggtaatttATCTACTAGGTGAAAGCGATAACGTTTatctttgtgaattgaccccattgagtctgcaatgtggggcacagtgaggctgcattgatgagcacaggtgaggctgtgctgaggggaactgataaagttgttgttaatatttatttctgtaacttaattctgcataaaatatTTAAGTTAAGGCGATATTAGTGTCAGAATTAGGGGCGGAGCAGGCTAGGGGTTGGGTTGGGCAACTTGTGGCGAGTAACCTTTGAGGCCTGtctagtggctcaagacttgaaattttgagccctgtcatAGACTATGcagtctgacactaactgacacataCTGCCACTAAttgacacactggggttgatttacta comes from Rana temporaria chromosome 2, aRanTem1.1, whole genome shotgun sequence and encodes:
- the LOC120926354 gene encoding uncharacterized protein LOC120926354; protein product: MRPSLRSLFEQIVNSPIEQSEEHSSSNEENDNNGSVKSVGHVPGNLAAMVRTQKKNMTVDTKDKSQTSSKHKKPDSKAQTTPPGNINSLKKRNKRKNSEKERKKETPSPKDVGPSKFTETFGECIKIKTASVTSQKSTSESQQRHKSTKSTHEDYKQSKTYPKAKHQKQQPEFGKSNFHHQDKSECRVSKASKSHPEPRQPMESSQQSLFSTEVPKKISKPARSDVIMSSNPASPVLIDGDEFSTESESENPAVRPGKKILKEKKRIRNRKFTFHENLVLIENLVPHFHKLLGNRAAATESAWKNTIWKQIADAVTSVGVSPRSADNVRKRYQDIRLLLRRKISDENKSRKATGGGPEKKIVYHQYEELLRPYIDLDSIVGIKAGFDTSRHHENEQHNAAQHTYRQQKLSFMAKLTELLEAHLPSPGEQSHNARNLTSSNHSSFVCESIIENDAIDNFTIQDI